A region from the Acyrthosiphon pisum isolate AL4f chromosome A1, pea_aphid_22Mar2018_4r6ur, whole genome shotgun sequence genome encodes:
- the LOC100165251 gene encoding pyridoxal-dependent decarboxylase domain-containing protein 1: MSSPDSVNETKSDVQVPDHEVEHSPFVELSEQFNYALDNLDNNQLNTQLTSHTLPLGSKTFCDILASLQTLVLSQNKKENGEGYEENTLPVLQDLDKFSLTSYSLSYYISHCLPNEQTVPVLSLVNKSTTMWISKLFQFSNCGAFYTENMLLSYERVLLLAMHRMFGPEYLNLSEFPIVYCTPDPVLVGTIKRTALQIGMNEKCVQIIPSLSNVLCPYKADLGALETIITNDVENHRKPLIVFARAGAHVTGQMDDIVNLKELCSKHNIWLHLSGDNLSGLALTTFKTKSTNLADSMTLTPSIWLNISALPVITLFDKQYTSTEILNIYKSKCLPIWTCFQALGHDALVLRIQQKFEICQRIHSLVKRYDCLRILCETNDQNSESNEETVAEIIANRENIPDLLHNLSSCLVIQFVPKDCNQRVSPYYDKLNSWLGQVLEREIPESPLELCEIETLGVVVTFSPFTVLNSLVTEDDWETFSICLDQHIEILLATVDYKEKLTGLIANLPSLEYVEIDDWAGLGAVRYVPQLWRSSDQQLATDQAKQDLNRLNVRIVQQLRSIDAAFSLGEGSDGLACVRFGMVTADTDVAELLSLVQSTGRKEEESTKYIDSMAELVKKGIETATVDLKKETEEKIWQEGILRHVPVFGNIVNWWSPPAKNAVKGRWLDLEAGVVRSTEVIYEKKAQVEDSDGNENVPAATEDVPME; encoded by the exons ATGTCATCACCTGACTCCGTCAACGAGACGAAATCTGACGTCCAAGTCCCGGATCATGAA gtaGAACATTCTCCTTTTGTGGAATTAAGTGAACAGTTCAATTATGCCCTGGATAATCTGGACAACAACCAATTAAACACCCAGTTGACGTCTCATACCCTGCCATTGGGTTCTAAGACATTCTGTGATATTCTGGCATCATTACAA ACTCTGGTGTTAAGTCAAAACAAGAAAGAAAACGGAGAGGGTTATGAAGAAAATACCCTTCCAGTTCTTCAAGATCTGGACAAATTCAGTTTGACGTCATATTCTCTCAGCTATTACATTAGTCACTGTCTGCCCAATGAACAGACTGTGCCCGTTTTGTCTTTGGTCAACAAGTCTACGACAATGtggatatcaaaattatttca attttcaaaCTGTGGGGCATTTTATAcagaaaatatgttattaagttATGAAAGAGTGTTACTGCTTGCTATGCACCGTATGTTTGGTCCAGAATACTTAAATCTATCTGAATTTCCAATAGTTTACTGTACTCCAGATCCAGTATTGGTTGGTACGATAAAGAGAACTGCTTtacaa attggaatgaatgaaaaatgtgtacaaattatACCATCCCTATCAAATGTACTGTGCCCTTACAAAGCAGACTTAGGGGCATTAGAAACAATCATCACAAATGATGTGGAAAACCACAGAAAACCTCTTATTGTTTTTGCTAGAGCAG gtGCGCATGTTACTGGTCAGATGGATGATATCGTAAACCTAAAAGAACTATGCAGTAAACACAATATTTGGTTACACTTATCTGGTGACAATTTATCAGGACTCGCTCTGACAACATTTAAAaccaaa agcACTAATCTAGCTGATAGTATGACATTAACTCCAAGCATTTGGTTGAATATTTCTGCACTTCCCGTTATC ACTTTATTTGATAAACAATATACTAGTAcagaaatattgaatatttacaagAGTAAATGTTTACCTATTTGGACGTGTTTTCAA GCTTTAGGACATGATGCGCTTGTACTAAGGATAcaacaaaaatttgaaatttgtcaGCGCATACATAGTTTGGTTAAACGTTATGACTGTCTGAGGATATTG tgtGAAACTAATGACCAAAACAGTGAGTCTAATGAAGAAACAGTCGCTGAAATTATTGCCAACCGAGAGAATATTCca GATCTATTACACAATCTATCGAGTTGTCTTGTCATCCAATTTGTACCAAAAGACTGTAACCAAAGAGTTTCTCCTTATTACGATAAACTAAATTCTTGG TTAGGCCAAGTGCTGGAGCGAGAAATTCCAGAATCACCTCTGGAATTGTGCGAAATTGAGACCCTCGGTGTTGTAGTAACGTTTTCCCcttttactgttttaaattcACTAGTAACTGAAGATGATTGGGAAACGTTTAGCATATGTTTGGATCAACAcatt GAAATTTTGCTAGCAACAGTTGattataaagaaaaactaaCTGGACTAATCGCCAATCTGCCATCATTAGAATATGTCGAAATCGATGACTGGGCAGGACTTGGTGCTGTACGGTACGTGCCACAACTGTGGCGATCGTCCGACCAGCAATTGGCCACTGATCAGGCAAAACAAGATTTGAATCGACTAAATGTACGTATCGTGCAACAGCTTCGTTCAATTGACGCTGCTTTTTCGTTAG GGGAAGGAAGTGACGGATTGGCCTGTGTTCGTTTTGGTATGGTCACGGCTGACACAGATGTGGCAGAATTGTTGTCTCTAGTCCAAAGTACTGGGCGTAAAGAAGAAGAGTCTACCAAGTACATTGATTCAATGGCCGAACTCGTGAAAAAGG GTATAGAAACTGCGACTGTAGACTTAAAAAAAGAAACCGAAGAAAAAATATGGCAAGAAGGCATTTTACGGCATGTACCAGTTTTTGGGAACATAGTTAACTGGTGGTCTCCACCGGCCAAAAATGCAGTGAAAGGCCGTTGGTTAGATTTGGAGGCAGGGGTGGTTCGATCGACCGAAGTGATATATGAAAAGAAGGCACAAGTAGAAGACTCTGATGGCAATGAAAATGTACCTGCTGCAACTGAAGATGTGCCGATGGAGTAA